The window TGAAGGTTATCAAAGTCAATTAGGTGACAGATTCGAACCTTGTGAGCGCTTAAAAACCATGGCTCAGGAAAACGCGCACTTTTTCTAAGTTTTAGTAAATCTAAGTCTTAGTTAATCTAGGTGTTAGTCAATCAGGGTTGAACAAAAAAACGGCAGATTATTGCCGTTTTTTTTATTGCCATAAGGCATGTTTTTGCCTAAAAAATGTTCATAACTTAGATGTGGATCTTGTATAATCCGAGCCCTTGATCGAGAGTGTATTGCTCAGTGCTCAGTGCTCAGTGCTCAGTGCTCAGTGCTCAGTGCTCAGTGCTCAGTGCTCAGTGCTCAGTGCTCAGTGCTCAGTGCTCAGTGCTCAGTGCTCAGTGCTCACTGCTGAGAGCGTAGCTATGAATGAGTGCTGCTCTTTTCTGCACTGTGCGGAGTACATTTATCCTGCTGTTAAAACGGCGTATTTAACATGTGCATCAATCAGCAAAATTAAGCGAGTCGTATCCGCATTTTGATGGGGAATTAGTTTCTCTACATTTATGATTTTTAGTTGTTTTCAAAGAGGTGTTTTGTGGTTTTGCTGGTTATCTTTATCGCATTAATCTCTGCTTGGTACTTCGGCTTAGCTGCATTTACCGCAGGCCTTTCTGTTACGCATTGGACATTACTGGGTTTTGTGCTCGGGCCTTTGGCTTATCCGCTCTTTACGACACACCGCCATTTAGCTTTGAGGAAAATCCGTTGTAGTGAGGAAGGGATATTAAATAGCTAATCTATCAATATGTAATGCTATGTATTTTCATACTTTTTTACTTATGTAAAACTAAAGGGAGCTAATGCTCCCTTTATTGTTTCTAGCCTAATTTTCCATCACAGTGCACGAGTTAGACTCATGGCTACAGGACTTAAATTAATTCCACCAACCTTTCGCAGAAATCACTTCAAGGTGGTTTATGCCTTCTGGCAACTTAACTTTTTTACGCGCTGGCTTGGATAAACCGAGTGCTTTTTTGATTGAATTTAGCATAGTCACTCTCCCTAACCTGATTAATTTTATGCAACTTCAGAGTTAATAAATTTAACGTAAGGATGTCCTGCGACTTCGAGAGGTTTGAACTTCACGTAAGGATGCCCAGCGATTTCAAAAGGCTTGAACTTTACGTAAGGATGTCCAGCGATTTCGAAAGGTTTGAACTTCACGTAAGGATGTCCAGCGATTTCGAAAGGTTTGAACTTCACGTAAGGATGTCCAGCGATTTCGAAAGGTTTGAACTTCACGTAAGGATGTCCAGCAATTTCGAAAGGCTTAAACTTCACATATGGATGCCCAGCTACTTCTACTGGAGCAAGTTTAACTGCAGGTTCTTCTGAAGTAATTGACTTAGCTGCTGGTTCTAATTTTGTGTTATCTTCAAGTGCATAAGTATTTACTGCAAAACCAATTGAAGATAATAAAGTAACGGCGGCAAGGATTCCTTTCATCATTCTAATTCTCTCTCAGGGTAGTTGATATTGATTTATTATTGACACTGATAGTGCTACTGCACTTGTTGTGCCAATGTTGTAAACCGCAATCAAATTGAGATTTAAATGATTAATTAATGTTACTTTGGGTGTTTGGCTTTATCATGTCTTCTTGGAGTAGCAGGGTAAACTCGGTCTCTTTTATAGCCTTACTAAAGATATAGCCTTGGATCTCTTCACAGTTAAGTGCTCGTAAAATGTTTAGTTGCGCAGTCTGTTCTACTCCTTCACCCACAACAGAAAGCCCCATGTTATGGGCGATAGTGATAATAGAATCGACCATTTTGAGATCGCGATCAGACTTATCAATATCGTCAACAAAAGCTTTATCAATTTTTAAAGTATGAATCGGGAAACGTTTTAAGTATGAAAGGGATGAGTACCCAGTGCCGAAATCATCGAGTGCCAAGCTAACGCCCATTTTCGCCAGTTGCTGCATGACAACAATCGCCGTTTCCGGCTGCTTAATGACAGTACCTTCAGTTATTTCTAATTCAAGATGACATGCGGGGAGTTTGGTGAGTCTTAATATCGACTCTATTCGCTGTTGAATATCGGGGAGTGCAAATTGACGTGACGATAAATTGACGGCGACTCTGCCGCTGAATATTCCTTGTTCACGCCATTTCTGCGCTGCGAAACAGGCTTTGCGTAAGACGATTTCACCAATTTCAACAATTAAGCCGTTTTCCTCAGCAAGTGGAATAAAATCATTTGGGGGTATCAAACCATGTATTGGATGATTTAATCTGACCAAAGCCTCCATGCCTGCAATTTTACCACGCTTAAGATCAACCTTAGGCTGATAATAAACTTCAAATAGATCATCTTTTAAGCCTTCACGGATAAGATTCTCTATTTCTAACTGCCTAATCGCATGCTGATTTAATGACTCTGAATAAAACTGATAGCAATTACCTCCCGCTGACTTAGCATGGTACATGGCAATATCTGCTTTCCTCAGTAATGCTTGCTCGCTTTGCTCATCTTCTGGGAATAGCACTATACCAATACTTAATCCTAGGACTAGTTGCTCATTACTCACTTCAAAAGCGGGTTTTAACCCTTCGATAATACGGTTAGCGATGGCAGCACTGGCGCTTATATCTGAGTTTTTATCTAATACAATGGCGAATTCATCTCCGCCTAGACGGTAAATACTGGTATTTTTAGGAAGTAAGGACTTAATGCGGGCAGCAACGAGCTTTAATAATGTATCTCCAATCTGGTGACCTAATGAATCATTAATACGCTTAAAATTATCAAGGTCAAGCACCATTAGCGCATGAGCTATTTCTCGATTCACTAAGTTACTTAAGGTCACTTGTAAGTTGGAGCGATTAGGTAGTCCGGTTAAAAGATCATTATTGGTTAGTTTTCTAAGTTCTTCTTCTTGCTGTTTTCGTCTCGAAATATCCGAAAAAACCCCGACATAGTGTGACAATTCACCTAACTCATCATAGATAGCATCGATAGTGAGCTCCATGTGGAAGTGACTTTTATCTCCTCTGGCTGCTTCGACTTCATTTGCCCAGCGACCTTGTTGTTTCAACATGGTCCTGATTTGGGTGGAGAAGGTTTCAGGATATAAATCAAATGTGAGTAAGTTACCAATAAAATCAGTTCGGTTACGTAATGAAATCTTACAGCAAGCTTCATTAACTTCGACAAAACGGTATTCGCTGTCGAGGATAAACATGCCTTCCGAAATATTTTCAATAGCCTTTTCAAAGAGTTTTAGTTGCTCTTCTTTTTGTTTAAATTGACTAATATTCTTAATCGTTCCAGTCATTCGCAGGGCATTATCTTTTTCATCACGTTCTACAATTTTGGCGCGGTCTAAGATCCACACCCAATTGTCGTCTTTACCTTTTACTCGGTATGCGGCTTCAAAATGATCTGTTTCACCATAAAAATGCTTATTGAGCGCTTCTCGAACACGCTCTTGATCCATTGGATGTATATTGCTCTCTTCATCTGATTTACCAGAACGGTGTCCATCACGGGGGAATTCAAGTGCTCCCCAGATATTTGAGCGGAAAATGTTGCCAGTTTCTATATCCCAGTCCCACATTTCATCACCACTTCCCCATAGTGATAGTTTTAATCGTTCTTCACTGAGTACAATCTGTCTTTGTGTTTCTCTACGACGTAATATGGCTTTTGTCACAAGGTAGGAAATAAATAATACAATAGCAGCATAAATAGATTTTGCTTGAAATGATGACCACCAAGGAGGTGTTATAATGACAGTAAGCTCTTTTGTTACTGCTTTTTCACCGGAAAGTGAATTAACAGAAT of the Shewanella baltica genome contains:
- a CDS encoding EAL domain-containing protein, yielding MPKALFKIVLLAFFGLHAFEDVNASPFSDKSPIILQSQSFGVPQGLSQSTVTSIVQDHDGYLWIGTFNGLNRFDGKNFKHFYANDARTGLPSSFIRSLLIDEQGVLYVGTDSGLVVYDKLQESFSHYGLSVNDSPVWSLNSSDKSLIVGTNKAIIDISNKEQTYELSKKGLSEIKKTIKVGDDYYIRDYAGTLFELSGSELKEIARKTMDFEQKNDTTMLISFSDGLYEYEGNEIVKVDNRAFSLLTKYKKNIYGFTNENIVDISNNTTIGLLSPDRPDKTSSFFATEDMFILGSIDQGITIVKKVNNLVQKTNLTTDSTWHLTKNTKGFLVSSDAEKIKLFDENLNLIKSFNTHTQGYKYAVLSDDGLYFGTNTGLFLQKDDSSKLISKNIISSLSINENSLTIAAGTPDGKVLIIKNGEITNSIDTKKNEPIFDVELTSDNLIYIAGQDGLKKYENGLLESLSNEITYSIEKSDNGIYFGTSTSLMLYNDTNKKISRILSNNKEIYAIVDNDGFITASSLSEIIIFDKNSKVSYTLKTSNGSQYEYNAPNGININGNTLLAGISGISLVSPKDVVSYVKKSKVNKTEISDFLVFNIVQNQESNYLVQSIAASNEISLKYSDYPFSFNFISPMSDDSSTNYYYRMFGLSDIWIPANGTNSATYTNLSPGNYTFQVYSVNSLSGEKAVTKELTVIITPPWWSSFQAKSIYAAIVLFISYLVTKAILRRRETQRQIVLSEERLKLSLWGSGDEMWDWDIETGNIFRSNIWGALEFPRDGHRSGKSDEESNIHPMDQERVREALNKHFYGETDHFEAAYRVKGKDDNWVWILDRAKIVERDEKDNALRMTGTIKNISQFKQKEEQLKLFEKAIENISEGMFILDSEYRFVEVNEACCKISLRNRTDFIGNLLTFDLYPETFSTQIRTMLKQQGRWANEVEAARGDKSHFHMELTIDAIYDELGELSHYVGVFSDISRRKQQEEELRKLTNNDLLTGLPNRSNLQVTLSNLVNREIAHALMVLDLDNFKRINDSLGHQIGDTLLKLVAARIKSLLPKNTSIYRLGGDEFAIVLDKNSDISASAAIANRIIEGLKPAFEVSNEQLVLGLSIGIVLFPEDEQSEQALLRKADIAMYHAKSAGGNCYQFYSESLNQHAIRQLEIENLIREGLKDDLFEVYYQPKVDLKRGKIAGMEALVRLNHPIHGLIPPNDFIPLAEENGLIVEIGEIVLRKACFAAQKWREQGIFSGRVAVNLSSRQFALPDIQQRIESILRLTKLPACHLELEITEGTVIKQPETAIVVMQQLAKMGVSLALDDFGTGYSSLSYLKRFPIHTLKIDKAFVDDIDKSDRDLKMVDSIITIAHNMGLSVVGEGVEQTAQLNILRALNCEEIQGYIFSKAIKETEFTLLLQEDMIKPNTQSNIN